In Lotus japonicus ecotype B-129 chromosome 5, LjGifu_v1.2, one genomic interval encodes:
- the LOC130719420 gene encoding uncharacterized protein LOC130719420 encodes MEVYVDDMIVKSVLGSTHHEDLSEAFGKIRKHDMRLNPEKCSFGIQGGKFLGFMITSRGIEINPDKCKVIWEMKSPSNVKEVQRLTGRIAALSRFLPHSGDKSTPFVKCLKKNAAFEWSPECEEAFTRLKEMLSAPPVLSKPVQGLPLHLYFSVGDHAISSVLQKPDLSGRLVAWSVELSEYGLQYDKRGRVGAQTLADFVVELTPEEGERVNTQWTLFVDGSSNDNGSGAGITLQGPGELELEQSLRFQFKATNNQAEYEALIAGLKLAIEVQIDSLLVRTDSLLVANQVNGEFQVKEPALIKYLEHVRSLMSRIKEIVVEYVPRTQNQRADALAKLASTRKPGNNRSMIQETLTNPSIEGELVASVDRQATWMNPIIDILAGEPGDVIKYSKAQRREAVHYTLLDGILFRQGFTSPLLRCLPPEKYEDVMTEVHEGHPLGQRQQPPEDLQHLPAQQV; translated from the exons ATGGAAGTGTACGTCGATGACATGATCGTTAAGTCAGTTCTGGGGTCGACTCACCACGAGGACCTATCGGAAGCCTTTGGCAAAATCCGGAAGCACGACATGAGGCTCAATCCGGAGAAATGTTCTTTCGGAATACAAGGGGGTAAatttttaggcttcatgattacgtcAAGAGGGATTGAGATTAATCCGGACAAGTGCAAGGTGATATGGGAGATGAAGAGCCCAAGCAATGTGAAAGAGGTGCAGCGGCTAACCGGGCGAATCGCAGCTTTGTCTCGATTTCTACCTCATTCGGGTGATAAGTCAACTCCGTTTGTCAAATGCCTTAAGAAGAACGCAGCATTCGAGTGGAGTCCGGAATGTGAAGAAGCTTTTACTCGCCTCAAGGAAATGTTGTCAGCACCACCTGTCCTTTCGAAACCCGTCCAAGGTCTTCCCCTGCATTTGTACTTCTCCGTGGGAGATCACGCGATCAGCTCG GTATTGCAGAAACCAGATTTGTCAGGAAGGCTCGTCGCATGGTCAGTGGAGCTGTCAGAGTATGGATTGCAGTATGATAAAAGGGGGAGAGTTGGGGCGCAGACCTTGGCAGATTTTGTGGTAGAATTGACACCCGAGGAAGGAGAAAGAGTAAACACACAATGGACGTTGTTCGTCGATGGTTCGTCGAACGACAACGGAAGTGGAGCCGGAATCACACTGCAGGGGCCGGGAGAACTGGAGTTGGAGCAATCTCTTAGATTCCAGTTCAAGGCCACTAACAACCAAGCGGAATATGAAGCTCTAATTGCAGGACTAAAGCTGGCGATCGAGGTGCAAATTGACAGTTTGTTGGTAAGGACGGACTCGTTGTTAGTGGCAAATCAGGTTAATGGGGAGTTTCAGGTCAAAGAGCCGGCTTTAATAAAGTATCTAGAGCACGTACGGTCGCTTATGAGTCGAATAAAGGAGATTGTGGTCGAGTACGTGCCGAGGACACAAAATCAAAGGGCTGATGCCCTAGCTAAGTTGGCTAGCACCAGAAAACCCGGGAATAACCGAAGCATGATTCAGGAAACACTCACCAACCCCAGCATAGAGGGAGAACTAGTGGCCTCAGTAGATCGCCAGGCAACTTGGATGAACCCCATCATTGATATCTTGGCGGGTGAGCCAGGCGATGTGATAAAATACTCAAAGGCTCAAAGGAGAGAAGCAGTGCATTACACGTTGCTCGATGGCATCCTTTTCAGGCAAGGATTCACTTCGCCCCTCTTAAGGTGCCTACCGCCAGAAAAGTATGAGGATGTCATGACGGAGGTTCACGAGGGG CATCCCCTAGGTCAACGCCAGCAACCCCCGGAGGATCTTCAGCACCTTCCAGCCCAGCAGGTGTAA